TCGCCCTTGGAGCCCACGCCGTTCTGGTAACCGACGAAGAGCTTGCCGCCGAGCAGGGCGATGTCGTCCGCTCCGGTCAGCTTTCCCCCGGCGTGGGCGAACACGGTCGTGGAGAAGCCCGCGGGCACGGTCGCCGGCGTCGTCGTGGCACTCGCCGACGCCGAGAGGCCGAGCCCGGTGACGGCCACAGCCGCGACGGTTCCCGCGCAGATGCGGGCGAACTTGGTGGACATCTTTGCCATGAGATTCCTCGAGCCGGGAGGGTGGGGGGCCGTGGCCGAGCCTGCGCGGCATCCATGACGCACCAGTGGCCCCGAATAGGCGTACTGGCAACACCCGGTTTAACGTCTACGCCTCTGTAGACGCAAAATCGGGTGTCCTGACGGCGTTCGGCGCTCACTCCTGCCGCTGGTGCGCGGCGTGAGCCGTATGCCCGCCCGGGACGGCCGCAGCTTCGCAGGCCTGGGTGTCGCAGCGAAAAGTGAGTTGACCTGTGAAAACCCCTATCCGTAGTTCTCGCCGGTCAACGCCGTTTCCTGGGCTCATGTGCCCTGGAGCGCTCGCTCGCGGCCACGGTGCACCAGCGTATGGATTCCGTAGGAGGATGCCCGGCCCGCCCGTCGGCTGCTAGCTGCGGAGTGAGGATGGGAGTGACGGGAGGCACTGATGTGGAGCCTGCTCGGCCCTGATCACGTCGGCCGCACCGTGGCTTTTCTGCCGCCGGTGTGGACGAGGATCCCCGCTGCCGATCGCGTCGGCGTGGCCGCTGTCGTGCTCTTGGTCGCCTTCGTCGCCCTGATCGTCGGCACGAGGCTACGGCAGGCTCGTTTCCGGTCGCGCAGGCGTCCGCGGGTCCGGGGCGCCGAGTCGGTGGACGCGTCATGGTTCACCGCCCACACTCTGGACGGCTTCCCGGAGGACGCGGTCCGAGCCGCCTTCAAGGCCGAGGATGCGCCGTCCCCGGATCGGCTCTACGCGGCGTGGGTGCTGGCCACCCACGCTCACGGGATGAGCGCCGTATGGCTGGAGAGAAACCTGGCTCTCCCCGCCGAGGCGGCGCACCTGATCGTCGAGGCCGCCGAAGCCAGGCGTCGTGAACCGGTGGCCCGGGTAGTGCGCGACGCGTCCGCACGGGTGCCGCATTCGGGACCGGCTCCGCCGGGCAGGCGCCCGGAGAATGGGCGCTGACCTGCGAAGGCTGGCGACGCGCGCGAACTCCGTCTCGGTGGGTTCGTGCAGGCCCAGCCACACGAAGCCGTGGCCCTACTTGCGTACCTGGCGGACGGCCCCTCTACCGTCTCCGTGCCGGGTTGCCGGACGCCGTCGCGGTAGAGGACGCAGTTGACCACCGAGGAGCCGAGCGGGGAGCGGGCCGGGTGGCTAAGATCCACTCGGCGGCGGCCCCGCTGCGTGAGGCCGGCCACTTTGCACACGTTGCCGACCATCGACATCCGGAATCCTCCTTCGCCGGGTCCGGACAGTGTGCCAGGGCCGGGTGTAGCGAAGCCGGTGGTCGTGTGTCAGTGGTCGGTGGTGAAGATGCACTTCATCTCGCGCGTGCGTAGCGGACCAGGACGTATCCGGCGGCCGGGTCGGCGTGTCCCGTACGGCCGTCACCGAAGCGCTCGCCGCCAATAGGTGGAGCTTCATGCTGCAGCCACTGTCACGTAACGCGTGCTTTGCCGGGCCTGGTGTTTGCTGGCCTCGCGCACGCCATGACGAAAGGCAGCCCGGTGGCAGAGACAGGCGGATTCCCCTCGCGGGGCGTGTGGCGGCGGCCCGGGTTGCGGTGGGTGGACGTGGTGGTCGTGGCCGCGCTGGTGGCTCTGTTGTACGGGCTGCTGCGGCTGGCGCCTTCGTTGAACGCGCCGTTCCTGCCGAGCACCGCGCCGTCCAGGGTGTCGACGGATCCTTCGAATCTGCCGTACTACGCGGTGCGTTCGCTGGTGCGGATGTTCGCCGCGCTTGTGGTGTCGGTGGTTTTCACCTTCGTCTACGCCACTGCGGCGGCCCGGCTCAAGCGGGCGGAGAAGGTGCTGCTGCCCGTCCTGGACATTCTCCAGTCGGTGCCGGTGCTGGGCTTCCTGTCGGTGACGGTGACCGCGTTCATCAACCTCTTCCCGGGATCTGAGCTGGGCCTGGAGTGCGCCTCGATCTTCGCGATCTTCACGGCGATGGCGTGGAACATGACCTTCGCCTTCTACTACTCGCTCATGTCCCAGCCGCGGGAACTGGACGAGGCGGCGCGGGTGCTGCGGCTGACGAAGTGGGAGCGGTTCTGGCAGCTGGACGTGCCGGGCGGGATGATCCCGCTGGTGTGGAACGGGATGATGAGCTTCGGTGGCGCCTGGTTCTTCCTGGCCGCCTCCGAGTCGATCTCGGTGCTGAACCACACCTACGCCCTGCCCGGCATAGGGTCCTACGCCGCTGCCGCGATCGCGCAGGGCGACCTGGGCAAGGTGGGCATCGCCATCGCGGTGATGGTGGTGATGGTGATCGGGGTCAACGTGCTGTTCTGGCGGCCGATGGTCGCCTGGACGGACCGTTTCCGGGTGGAGGAGTCCGAGGCCGCCGAGCGTCCTCGCAGCCTCGTGCTGGACTTCCTGCGGCGCTCGCAGGTGCCCCACCTGATCGGGCGCCCGTTGAAGCCGGCGGGGCGGTGGCTGGACCGGGC
The genomic region above belongs to Streptomyces sp. CG1 and contains:
- a CDS encoding ABC transporter permease, whose product is MAETGGFPSRGVWRRPGLRWVDVVVVAALVALLYGLLRLAPSLNAPFLPSTAPSRVSTDPSNLPYYAVRSLVRMFAALVVSVVFTFVYATAAARLKRAEKVLLPVLDILQSVPVLGFLSVTVTAFINLFPGSELGLECASIFAIFTAMAWNMTFAFYYSLMSQPRELDEAARVLRLTKWERFWQLDVPGGMIPLVWNGMMSFGGAWFFLAASESISVLNHTYALPGIGSYAAAAIAQGDLGKVGIAIAVMVVMVIGVNVLFWRPMVAWTDRFRVEESEAAERPRSLVLDFLRRSQVPHLIGRPLKPAGRWLDRATRPFGLAEHPIGVSPVRERTGDVFFAGVISVLVVYGAWKAFGYVNSTIGLGAFGHALALGAATFGRVVVLTAVATVVWVPVGVWIGMNPKVTRFAQPVVQVLASFPANFLFPFATAAFVALGISLNFGAVLLMALGAQWYILFNVIAGSSAIPSDLREAMINYKVGGWLKWRYFILPAIFPSYVTGGITAAGGAWNASIVAEVVDYGHHHLTATGLGAYITQATATGDFPKILVGISVMSLYVVAANRLFWRRLYGLAETRFAL